A region from the Manihot esculenta cultivar AM560-2 chromosome 13, M.esculenta_v8, whole genome shotgun sequence genome encodes:
- the LOC110629930 gene encoding small ribosomal subunit biogenesis GTPase RsgA 1, mitochondrial translates to MSIASLSLFLNHRTPAVHNLLRHVTSFRLLPIAAAKQQQQKNPNNVSRKPQPNKNLLRAKQSFKEYSSLAPVLSLDDKPDLSDYQAIGTVAAAQANFMRVIVQSLPPASELSGNFQKSEEEASSSKSDEGKIGVELLCVVRAVLKKIRRRVLVGDKVVVGSIDWVDRRGMIENVFQRSSEILDPPVANVDHLLVLFSMEQPKLEPFTLTRFLVEAESTGIPLTLALNKAELVDEETLVAWKRRLRSWGYEPVLCSVESKRGLDSLAFILRDQTTVIVGPSGVGKSSLINVLRNNPRACDAAEVDNWFDPILGSKWFEEQRVGEVSTRSGRGKHTTRNVSLLPLSGGGYLADTPGFNQPSLLKVTKQSLAQAFPEIQKMLSANGPAKCAFNDCLHLGEPGCIVKGDWERYSFYFQLLDEIRIREEFQLRTFGTKKEADVRYKVGDMGVQQAEPRLEPKKHRRQSRKRINQSILDELDELDDDDTSLDEENDPILRALRNENQ, encoded by the exons ATGTCGATCGCTTCACTCTCCCTCTTCCTCAACCATCGAACCCCGGCCGTCCACAACCTCCTCCGCCACGTAACCTCCTTTCGCCTCCTTCCAATTGCCGCAGCCAAGCAGCAGCAGCAAAAGAACCCTAACAATGTCTCCAGAAAACCCCAACCGAACAAGAATCTCCTCAGAGCAAAACAATCCTTCAAGGAGTATTCCTCTCTGGCGCCGGTACTCTCTCTAGATGACAAACCTGACCTCTCCGATTACCAAGCCATCGGCACTGTCGCTGCTGCCCAAGCCAACTTCATGCGCGTAATCGTCCAGTCACTTCCTCCAGCCTCCGAGCTTTCTGGCAACTTCCAGAAGAGCGAAGAAGAAGCTTCTAGTAGTAAGTCTGATGAAGGTAAAATTGGTGTTGAGTTGCTGTGTGTGGTGAGGGCGGTGCTGAAAAAGATAAGGAGGAGAGTGCTGGTAGGGGACAAGGTAGTGGTAGGGTCTATCGATTGGGTGGACAGAAGGGGCATGATCGAGAATGTGTTTCAACGGAGCTCGGAGATTTTGGACCCTCCGGTAGCTAATGTTGATCACTTGTTGGTGCTTTTCTCCATGGAGCAGCCGAAGCTTGAGCCGTTCACCCTTACGAGATTTCTGGTGGAGGCTGAATCCACTGGCATCCCCTTGACGCTTGCTTTGAATAAAGCGGAGCTTGTTGACGAAGAG ACGTTGGTGGCCTGGAAACGTAGACTGCGTAGCTGGGGTTATGAACCAGTGCTTTGTAGTGTTGAATCCAAGCGCGGACTTGATTCTCTTGCATTTATTTTGAGAGATCAAACCACAGTGATTGTGGGTCCTAGTGGAGTTGGGAAATCTAGCCTGATAAATGTTCTGAGAAACAACCCACGTGCTTGTGATGCTGCAGAAGTGGATAATTGGTTTGACCCT ATATTAGGAAGTAAGTGGTTTGAGGAACAGCGTGTTGGGGAAGTTTCAACAAGGAGTGGCAGAGGGAAGCATACCACTCGTAATGTTTCTTTGCTTCCACTATCTGGAGGGGGATATCTTGCTGATACTCCTGGGTTTAACCAGCCTAGTTTGCTTAAAGTAACCAAGCAATCTCTTGCACAGGCATTCCCTGAG ATCCAGAAAATGCTGAGTGCCAATGGACCAGCTAAATGTGCATTCAATGATTGCTTGCATCTTGGTGAGCCTGGGTGCATTGTGAAAGGTGATTGGGAAAGATATTCCTTCTATTTTCAACTTCTTGATGAGATCAGAATCAGGGAGGAATTTCAATTGAGGACATTTGGAACAAAAAAGGAGGCTGATGTAAG GTACAAGGTAGGAGACATGGGTGTGCAGCAAGCAGAACCTCGTTTGGAACCCAAGAAGCATAGAAGACAATCTCGCAAAAGGATCAACCAATCTATACTGGACGAGTTGGATGAACTGGATGATGACGACACCTCACTAGATGAAGAAAACGACCCCATCTTGAGAGCTTTAAGGAATGAAAATCAGTAG